Genomic window (Oenanthe melanoleuca isolate GR-GAL-2019-014 chromosome 1A, OMel1.0, whole genome shotgun sequence):
CCGCCGCCGCGGGAGCGCagcccgccccgctccgctcctgTGCGCTGGGCTtccccgcggccgccgggcGGGAGGAGCCGCGGCTTCCGCTGGGTGTcactctgggctgggagaggcgCGTTCAAAAGCggaggggagggaaaagccCGCCGACAGCCCCGGCCGCCCGCACCGGCAGCGCCCGCCGCTCGCCACGCCGCGGCACGGGCGGCAGCCGCTCCGCTTCCCGCGGGCCGGGGCGCTCCCGGCCCTCCGCCTCGGAGCCGGCGCCCGGCGCAGAGTGCTCGGCTGGTGCCGCCTGCACCccgagcccagccccggcgggCGGAGGCCGGCTAACCCTGCCAGAAGGATGCTGGAGAGCGGCTGTAAGGCGGTGAAGGAGGGCATGCTGGAGAAGAGGAGCGacgggctgctgcagctctggaagaaGAAGCGCTGTATCCTCACCGAGGAGGGGCTGCTCCTCATCCCCCCCAAGCatcccccgccgccgccgcagcagcagcagcaaccgGCCGAGCCGGCGGCCAAGATCAAGGAGCTTCACTTCTCCAACATGAAGACGGTGGACTGCGTGGAGCGGAAGGGCAAGTACGTGTACTTCACGGTGGTGATGGCCGAGGGGAAGGAGATCGACTTTCGGTGCGcgcaggagcagggctggaacgCGGCGATCACGCTGCAGATGGTGCAGTACAAGAACCGCCAGGCCATCCTGGCCGTGCGCTCCACCcggcagaagcagcagcacctggcgGCCCCGCACGGGCCGCGCCTCCGCGGCGCCTCCAACTCCGCCTAGGCTGGTACAGGta
Coding sequences:
- the PHLDA1 gene encoding pleckstrin homology-like domain family A member 1, producing MLESGCKAVKEGMLEKRSDGLLQLWKKKRCILTEEGLLLIPPKHPPPPPQQQQQPAEPAAKIKELHFSNMKTVDCVERKGKYVYFTVVMAEGKEIDFRCAQEQGWNAAITLQMVQYKNRQAILAVRSTRQKQQHLAAPHGPRLRGASNSA